CTTGAGCAATTGAGATAGCGCCATGTCGGAAAGCGAACCACCGCGCGGAGCGGGAAAAACAAAGTCCGTCGGCTTCAGGCCGTCCTCGTTCACGGATTCGAGGATTGCAACAGCGGCGTCGCTCAGCGGCACCTCATGTTCCACTTGCGCTTTCATGCGGTCGGCTGGGACAGTCCAAAGTTTATCCTCAAGATTGACTTCGCCCCACGTCATGCCCCGTACTTCGCCGGAGCGAGCAGCTGTCAGGATTGCAAACTCCAAGGCACGCGCTGCAATGGCAGGTCGTTTACTCAGGTTCTCCATGAACGTCGCGACCTGCGCGAACGGCAAAGCGGGATGATGCTTGACCGAAGTCTTGCTCCGCTTGGGCAGCAGCAAGTCGAGATGACCGCGCCCACGCGCTGGGTTCTCACCAGATCGCAGCCCTTTGACCTTAGCTGCATCCAGAACGCGCTCGATCCGACCGCGAAGGCGTGAGGCCGTCTCCGCTTTGCTCAGCCAGATGGGTTGAAGAACGGCGAGAATCTCCTCGGTCGTGACCTGATCGATGGGCGTCTCGAACAGCGGCTTGGCGTAGGTCTTCAGCGTGTTGCGCCACTGCTGACGATGCTTGGGATTCTTGAAGCCCTCCTCGATGCCATCGACCAACTCCATGGCAAAGGTGCCAAAGGTGACCGGAGGCTTCTCCGCAATCTTGGCTTTGGCCCGCTCGACCCGAGGGTCAATCTCATCAATCAGCATGATGCGTATTTCCGCAGCGCGTTCTCGAGCCTTTGCCAACGTCACATCAAGTGCATTGCCGAGGCCGAGTTCGATTCTTTTGCCGCGAAGAGTGCCGATGAAGATCCATGATCGACCCGATTCACGAACACGCAGGTAGAGACCGCCACCGTCCGAGTAGACGTTGGGCTTGGTGAGCGTGGCCACCTGCCTAGCTGAAAGTTTGTTACGCGCGCGTGAGGGCATGATTTTCGCACACTAGCGCCACAAGTCGGCCACGGAAAGCCATAATTCCAGCCATAACTTTGGAGCTGGCTTGAGGCGATTTCCGACGAACTTTAGCGAACGCAATATCTGCATAAAGCTAGGGAAACCCTAGCTTTCTTGGCGTTCACCTTGGTTCGTGAAAGTCTGCTGAAATGCAGTATCTGGCGGAGCGGGTGGGATTCGAACCCACGATGAGCTTTTGACCCATACACACTTTCCAGGCGTGCGCCTTCGACCACTCGGCCACCGCTCCGCATGAGCCTGTTCCTTTCGTGACGGACACGAAAACTGGAATCAGGAAAACATCACATCCGCACTGGAAGGGTGCCCCTAGCGGCACATGATCGCTTTCGCAAGGCGTCGGTTCCTGCAATGATGAACTTATGTCGCTGCTCGCTCTGCTCGCCGCTCTTGCGGCTTCGCCCGAACCTGTTGCTCCGCCCGCCAAGGCGCTTTCTCCGACTGAGATCGTGGCTGCGGCACCCGCTGCGGATTGGATGGCGATTGCGCCTTCGGACCTGCTGGTGATGGACCTTGCGCCCGATGCTGCAGGGCGACCGCGCCGCGTGGTGATCCAGTTGCTGCCCGCGCCGTTTTCCCAGGGGTGGGTCGGCAACATCCGCAAGCTGGCCGCCGCGCACTGGTGGGACGGCACGTCGATCAACCGCGCGCAGGACAATTACGTGGTGCAGTGGGGCGATCCCGATGGTGAGGACAAGGCGAAGGCCAAGCGGCTACCTCGAAATCTGTCTGTCATCGCACAGTCCGAATATGTAATCCCATATTCCGCTGGATTGTTTGCCAAGCGGTGGGATCAACAAATTAGAGACGCAAAATATCAATTCGTGCCGGTGCCTCCTCCACCCCCAAATTGGAATGGTTTCAGTGATCCATATTCCAAGGCGTTCAGTTTTGTCGGCGGCTTCTCTGTCGGTATGACGTTGGCGACCGTTAACGAGATGACTACCGACAGCCTGACTGGTCGTAGATTTCCTGCGATGTTCAGCGTTCCTACATCGGTCTGGCCCGTCCACTGCTACGGCACCGTCGGCGTGGGCCGCAACGAACCGCCTGACACCGGCACTGGCGCGGAACTCTACACCGTCATCGGCCACGCCCCGCGCCAGCTTGATCGCAACATCGCGATCGTCGGCCGGGTGATCGAGGGGATGGAGCACCTCTCCACCCTGCCGCGCGGCACCGGCAATCTGGGCTTTTACAAGACCGCGCCCGAACGCACGCCGATCCGCTCCATTCGCAACGGCACCGATGTGCCCGATCTGCCCGTGTTCGAATATCTCGGCACCGAGAGCCAGAGCTTCGCCCGCTATGCCGATGCCCGCGCCAATCGCCGCGATGCGTTCTATATCCAGCCCGCAGGCGGTGTGGACATC
This genomic interval from Novosphingobium sp. CECT 9465 contains the following:
- a CDS encoding peptidylprolyl isomerase, with protein sequence MSLLALLAALAASPEPVAPPAKALSPTEIVAAAPAADWMAIAPSDLLVMDLAPDAAGRPRRVVIQLLPAPFSQGWVGNIRKLAAAHWWDGTSINRAQDNYVVQWGDPDGEDKAKAKRLPRNLSVIAQSEYVIPYSAGLFAKRWDQQIRDAKYQFVPVPPPPPNWNGFSDPYSKAFSFVGGFSVGMTLATVNEMTTDSLTGRRFPAMFSVPTSVWPVHCYGTVGVGRNEPPDTGTGAELYTVIGHAPRQLDRNIAIVGRVIEGMEHLSTLPRGTGNLGFYKTAPERTPIRSIRNGTDVPDLPVFEYLGTESQSFARYADARANRRDAFYIQPAGGVDICNVPVPIRRRK
- a CDS encoding site-specific integrase, translating into MPSRARNKLSARQVATLTKPNVYSDGGGLYLRVRESGRSWIFIGTLRGKRIELGLGNALDVTLAKARERAAEIRIMLIDEIDPRVERAKAKIAEKPPVTFGTFAMELVDGIEEGFKNPKHRQQWRNTLKTYAKPLFETPIDQVTTEEILAVLQPIWLSKAETASRLRGRIERVLDAAKVKGLRSGENPARGRGHLDLLLPKRSKTSVKHHPALPFAQVATFMENLSKRPAIAARALEFAILTAARSGEVRGMTWGEVNLEDKLWTVPADRMKAQVEHEVPLSDAAVAILESVNEDGLKPTDFVFPAPRGGSLSDMALSQLLKRMKHADITVHGFRSTFRDWAGEKTQFGREEVEMALAHTVASSVERAYRRGRALEKRRELMTAWATYCGRRFGIN